A region of Terriglobia bacterium DNA encodes the following proteins:
- a CDS encoding LptF/LptG family permease encodes MRIFTRYILKEVLAYALIGTSVFTFVVFMRDVSRLLEWVVRNSAPVPSVAELVFLLLPGALKITIPIGVLVGVLIGLSRMAADSEVTAMRASGVSVRTFLKIVSIFGVAAWLLALLNTVVIEPRSASALARLEKSMISSQISFEVQPRVFYEEFKNYVLYVEDVSSANGAAVWKNVFLADISTPGAPKITTAKEATVGRGEKDSIRPHLHNAEEQEMNKPNSVQTYLLQEMDRELPFLEKPKPAQETIPAQQMKTPELMRQASLANKDVARGYWIEFNRRFALPTACLVLVLIGIPLGLSARKGGKGAGFVLSIVLVFVYYFLFISGLSLAKSGRVPPAVGVWMANVVFGIVGALLLWRTDKMPIELGMGQAVVNWFKNWTQARSQGRGESRANGSRRPQFNPRFPLILDDYVLRTFTGHLLLILSSFLVLTLIFTFFELLTDIVRNKVPMSMVGEYLLNVIPSLLYLVTPLSVLLAVLVTFGLMQKSNEITAMKATGISIYRTVVPILFIALALAGGLFLLDQFYLPYANKRVETLKNQIKGKPAQTYLRPDRKWIFGENKHKNGVADPNRKIYYYEFYDADRNQFGSISSFQLDPRTFQIAKRIYAARAQWSDMQQQWVFEKGWVRSWTYPPGGDPHEELQQFDVSTFPELTEPPSYFKKEVRQSQEMNYDELRNYIRDLQQSGFDVVRLRVQLQKKIAFPLITLVMAVLAVPFALSAGRRGALTGIAVALIIAVAYYVTSGLFEAMGNVSQLPPLVAAWSPDIIFGLAGGYLILKTPS; translated from the coding sequence GTGCGGATTTTCACTCGTTACATCCTGAAGGAAGTGCTGGCGTATGCATTGATCGGTACGTCAGTGTTTACGTTCGTCGTGTTCATGCGCGACGTAAGCCGGCTTCTGGAGTGGGTGGTCCGCAACAGCGCACCCGTCCCCAGCGTGGCCGAACTGGTTTTCCTCCTTCTGCCCGGCGCGCTCAAGATCACCATCCCTATCGGCGTGCTGGTGGGCGTGCTGATCGGGTTGAGCCGCATGGCCGCCGACAGTGAAGTCACCGCCATGCGCGCCTCCGGCGTCAGCGTCCGCACGTTTTTGAAGATCGTCTCCATCTTCGGCGTCGCTGCCTGGCTGCTGGCCCTGCTCAATACGGTGGTGATTGAACCCCGTTCGGCATCCGCGCTGGCCCGACTGGAGAAGAGCATGATCTCTTCCCAGATCTCTTTTGAAGTGCAGCCGCGCGTCTTCTACGAAGAATTCAAAAACTATGTGCTCTACGTGGAAGACGTAAGTTCCGCCAACGGGGCCGCAGTGTGGAAGAACGTTTTCCTGGCCGACATCAGCACGCCCGGCGCCCCGAAAATCACCACGGCAAAAGAAGCCACCGTGGGACGCGGCGAAAAAGACAGCATCCGCCCGCACTTGCACAACGCTGAAGAGCAGGAGATGAACAAGCCCAACAGCGTGCAAACCTACCTGCTGCAGGAGATGGACCGCGAGCTGCCTTTTCTGGAAAAGCCCAAGCCCGCGCAGGAAACCATTCCCGCACAGCAGATGAAGACGCCGGAGCTGATGCGGCAAGCTTCCCTGGCGAACAAAGATGTGGCCCGCGGGTATTGGATCGAATTCAACCGCCGCTTCGCCCTGCCCACTGCGTGCCTCGTCCTGGTGCTGATCGGCATCCCTCTGGGCCTTTCCGCGCGCAAAGGCGGCAAAGGCGCCGGCTTTGTTCTGAGCATCGTCCTGGTTTTTGTTTACTACTTCCTGTTTATCTCCGGCCTGTCGCTGGCCAAAAGCGGCCGCGTCCCGCCCGCCGTGGGCGTATGGATGGCCAACGTGGTCTTCGGCATTGTGGGCGCGCTGCTGCTGTGGCGGACCGACAAAATGCCCATCGAACTCGGCATGGGACAGGCGGTGGTCAATTGGTTCAAGAACTGGACCCAGGCCCGCAGCCAGGGCCGCGGCGAAAGCCGCGCTAACGGCTCGCGCCGCCCGCAGTTCAACCCGCGCTTCCCCCTCATTCTGGATGACTACGTCCTGCGCACCTTCACCGGCCATCTGCTGCTGATCCTCTCCAGCTTCCTGGTGCTTACGCTTATCTTTACGTTCTTTGAACTGCTCACTGACATTGTCCGCAACAAAGTTCCCATGTCCATGGTCGGCGAGTACCTGCTTAACGTGATTCCTTCCCTGCTCTATCTGGTCACGCCGCTGAGCGTGCTGCTGGCGGTGCTGGTCACGTTCGGACTGATGCAGAAGTCGAATGAAATTACTGCCATGAAGGCCACGGGCATCAGCATCTACCGCACCGTGGTGCCGATCCTGTTCATCGCCCTGGCGCTGGCCGGCGGGCTGTTTCTGCTCGATCAGTTCTATCTGCCCTACGCCAACAAGCGCGTGGAAACCCTCAAGAACCAGATCAAAGGCAAGCCGGCGCAGACGTATCTGCGTCCGGACCGCAAATGGATCTTTGGCGAAAACAAACACAAGAACGGCGTGGCCGACCCCAATCGCAAAATTTATTACTACGAGTTCTACGACGCTGACCGCAACCAGTTCGGCAGCATTTCGTCGTTTCAACTGGACCCCCGCACCTTCCAGATCGCCAAACGCATATACGCCGCGCGCGCCCAGTGGTCAGACATGCAGCAGCAATGGGTGTTCGAAAAAGGCTGGGTGCGTTCCTGGACGTACCCTCCCGGCGGCGATCCCCATGAGGAACTGCAGCAATTCGACGTGAGCACTTTTCCCGAGCTGACCGAACCGCCCAGCTACTTCAAGAAGGAAGTGCGCCAGTCGCAGGAGATGAATTACGACGAACTGCGCAACTACATCCGCGACCTGCAGCAAAGCGGCTTTGACGTGGTGCGGCTGCGCGTGCAGTTACAAAAGAAGATCGCCTTCCCCCTGATTACCCTGGTCATGGCCGTGCTGGCCGTGCCCTTTGCCCTTTCCGCCGGACGCCGCGGCGCGCTCACCGGGATCGCCGTGGCGCTGATCATCGCCGTGGCGTATTACGTGACGTCCGGACTGTTCGAGGCCATGGGCAACGTCAGCCAGTTGCCGCCGCTGGTGGCCGCCTGGTCTCCGGATATTATTTTTGGACTGGCGGGAGGATACTTGATACTGAAGACGCCGTCGTGA
- a CDS encoding IS1595 family transposase produces the protein MNRRQTIPKELRFTIQQFQERFPDDNACLEYLKEQRYPGGLAHCEKCGVERKHHRVTGRPAYACDYCGSMISPMAGTIFEKSSTSLKTWFYAMYLMGSTRCGISAKQIQRETGVTYKTAWRIFRQIRTLMSEDIRLEGSTVEVDEMYVGGKSVRLGATAKPKTPVVGVVHRKSGRVIARVKADTTKPTLHGFIKEFVLPGSTVFTDDYPSYKGINVRGYQHFRVKHTAKVYVAGSRGQIHTQTIDGFWSLVKNGLRGVYHSVGKNYLQSYLNEYSFRYNRRESGNLIFGAILGRVCELAGEQHAAQAPQIQTT, from the coding sequence ATGAACCGCAGACAAACAATCCCAAAAGAACTCCGGTTTACCATCCAGCAATTTCAAGAGAGATTCCCCGATGACAACGCTTGCCTTGAATATCTGAAAGAGCAACGCTATCCCGGCGGCTTGGCGCATTGTGAGAAGTGCGGAGTTGAACGCAAGCATCACCGCGTTACAGGCCGTCCAGCTTACGCCTGTGACTACTGCGGAAGCATGATCTCTCCGATGGCCGGAACGATCTTTGAAAAGTCCAGCACCTCTTTGAAAACTTGGTTCTACGCCATGTACCTCATGGGTTCCACCCGCTGCGGAATCTCCGCAAAGCAGATTCAGCGCGAAACCGGAGTGACCTACAAAACCGCATGGCGTATCTTTCGTCAAATCCGAACCCTGATGTCGGAGGATATCAGACTGGAGGGTTCAACGGTGGAAGTTGACGAAATGTATGTCGGCGGGAAAAGTGTTCGCCTTGGTGCTACCGCAAAGCCTAAGACCCCGGTTGTTGGAGTTGTCCACCGCAAGAGTGGCCGCGTCATTGCACGGGTTAAAGCCGATACCACCAAGCCCACTTTGCACGGGTTCATCAAAGAGTTCGTACTTCCGGGCAGCACCGTATTCACAGATGATTACCCGTCATACAAGGGAATCAATGTTCGCGGGTATCAGCATTTCCGTGTGAAGCACACTGCCAAGGTCTATGTGGCCGGGTCGAGGGGACAGATTCACACTCAGACAATTGATGGGTTCTGGAGTTTGGTTAAGAACGGGTTGCGCGGCGTGTACCACTCTGTCGGCAAGAATTATCTTCAGAGCTACTTGAACGAATATTCTTTCAGGTACAACCGCCGCGAATCTGGGAACCTTATTTTTGGGGCGATCTTGGGCCGGGTTTGTGAGCTGGCGGGTGAACAGCACGCCGCACAAGCCCCTCAAATTCAGACCACGTAA
- a CDS encoding DUF3800 domain-containing protein, translating into MSRTLRTEAKGHFLVLTAFLDESYDKEIFVVAGFFSYEDDWRRLEKRWKATLRENRIKRFHAADCNSGFGEFSGWTAKRRTGLMKRLLRFIVEQEMYGIYSGVVQPAFRAEFRIRTDDEAYPLCLQHCLEIIGEKTVRLPATEKVKIIVDSSRFASKGADVFHFMKTKRGWQHGTRLHSITFSSWREFIPLQCADLMAYETFKMLRRTEVEPHRSERKSFSVLARLPIFGGHFDQTAMRQLKDALSAEESKYKEG; encoded by the coding sequence ATGTCTCGCACACTTCGCACGGAGGCGAAAGGGCATTTTCTTGTGCTCACGGCATTTCTAGATGAAAGCTATGACAAAGAGATTTTCGTCGTCGCTGGCTTCTTCTCGTATGAGGATGACTGGCGACGGTTAGAGAAAAGATGGAAAGCAACTTTGCGAGAAAATCGGATCAAGCGATTTCATGCAGCCGACTGCAATAGTGGATTCGGGGAATTCAGTGGATGGACAGCTAAACGGCGAACTGGGCTGATGAAAAGATTACTTCGATTCATCGTAGAACAGGAAATGTACGGCATATATTCTGGAGTTGTGCAGCCCGCCTTTCGGGCTGAATTTAGGATAAGAACAGATGACGAAGCATATCCACTGTGTCTCCAGCATTGTCTAGAGATCATTGGAGAAAAAACCGTCCGTCTCCCGGCCACAGAGAAAGTCAAAATCATCGTGGATTCATCCAGGTTCGCGTCGAAAGGCGCGGATGTGTTCCACTTTATGAAAACAAAACGCGGTTGGCAGCATGGGACGCGTTTGCACAGCATTACGTTTTCCAGTTGGCGGGAGTTTATTCCTTTGCAGTGCGCGGATCTCATGGCCTATGAGACATTCAAGATGTTAAGACGCACTGAAGTCGAGCCACATCGGTCAGAACGCAAGTCATTCTCCGTTCTTGCTCGCCTGCCCATTTTTGGAGGTCATTTCGATCAAACAGCGATGCGGCAACTCAAAGATGCCCTGTCAGCCGAAGAATCAAAATACAAGGAGGGTTAA
- a CDS encoding plasmid SOS inhibition protein A, translated as MSAVAAERKPRLPNDLSTGDVKELLKPITNHDVIAELYSFGSTLLIDIKERNSQIEAKAAVVIGWSTGIAAFLFTQIKAEVWGVVVMPAIIASIFAVISAYRVIKTRPDWRDPSDKDWFRESALKDADDLRIFHVRSMHDIRQNQSDIAGEKAEFLLRAERWLIASATLLALGIAARLSVFLYPYFHRFF; from the coding sequence ATGTCTGCTGTCGCGGCGGAAAGGAAGCCAAGGTTACCGAATGATCTGTCCACGGGTGATGTTAAAGAATTGCTCAAGCCCATTACGAACCATGATGTCATCGCAGAACTCTACTCATTTGGGTCAACGCTTCTCATTGACATCAAAGAACGCAACAGTCAGATAGAAGCCAAGGCAGCGGTGGTTATCGGATGGTCAACAGGCATTGCGGCTTTCCTGTTTACCCAAATTAAGGCCGAAGTTTGGGGGGTTGTCGTAATGCCCGCCATAATCGCTTCGATTTTTGCGGTGATATCTGCCTACCGCGTCATAAAGACGCGGCCCGACTGGCGCGATCCAAGCGATAAGGACTGGTTCCGCGAATCAGCGTTGAAAGACGCGGATGATCTGCGTATCTTTCATGTCCGGTCTATGCATGACATTAGACAAAATCAATCAGACATCGCCGGAGAAAAAGCTGAGTTTTTGCTACGGGCAGAAAGATGGCTGATTGCCTCAGCCACGTTGCTTGCTCTAGGAATCGCAGCGAGACTTAGCGTTTTTCTTTATCCTTATTTTCATCGGTTTTTCTGA
- a CDS encoding DUF2442 domain-containing protein, producing the protein MGILALGADERVAEVAFSGDALSVTLKDGRTITVPLTWYPRLLQATAEQRDNWKVSGGGYGIHWPDLDEDLSTEGLLRGAPAPRPKTN; encoded by the coding sequence ATGGGTATTTTGGCACTGGGCGCGGATGAGCGCGTCGCCGAAGTGGCATTTAGCGGCGACGCCCTAAGCGTTACGCTGAAAGACGGGCGGACCATTACCGTGCCTCTGACTTGGTATCCGCGCCTGCTCCAGGCCACCGCGGAACAAAGAGACAACTGGAAAGTTTCTGGCGGTGGCTACGGCATCCACTGGCCGGACCTCGACGAAGACTTGAGCACCGAAGGCTTGCTGCGCGGAGCGCCCGCTCCGCGTCCGAAGACGAACTGA
- a CDS encoding DUF4160 domain-containing protein encodes MPTVLRSGPYRFYFYSHEPNEPPHVHVDRDDLSAKFWLNPVALASNFGFNARELGLLQKIVETNREQLLEAWHGYFGTGRG; translated from the coding sequence ATGCCGACAGTGCTCCGATCAGGTCCGTATCGCTTCTACTTCTATAGCCACGAACCCAACGAGCCGCCTCACGTGCATGTTGACCGGGACGACCTTTCCGCGAAATTCTGGCTGAATCCGGTTGCTTTGGCCAGCAATTTTGGTTTTAATGCAAGAGAGCTTGGTCTGCTGCAGAAGATTGTAGAGACTAATCGGGAACAGTTGTTGGAGGCTTGGCATGGGTATTTTGGCACTGGGCGCGGATGA
- a CDS encoding ABC transporter ATP-binding protein/permease has protein sequence MFKNLQPLFPYLKKYRLTLFWGAMTVLFNNGIWVLFPQVLRRAIDDLNHTATRQKFLIYSLLLLAIALSKGVFQFLTRWLMIGVSREIEYDLRNDMFAHLERLPYAYFQKNRTGDIMARATNDLNAVRMLLGPAIMYTANTLVFTLAALAFMWRTSPKLTIYAFLPLPLASVIIQYFGRRIHERFERIQAQFSEISARAQENFSGARLIRAYAQEDAEIALFERSNLEYVARSLPLARLMGMLWPALELLLGLAIALVLWLGPREVLQQHITLGGFVAFLTYIVMLTWPVIALGWVINIFQRGLASMGRINEILVAQPDINDAAVADDLKHGKSIRGALEFRHLNFSYNGTQVLKDINLEVPAGSSLAIVGPTGAGKTTLVSLIPRIFDVANDAKGGEAYTPAASGQLLLDGRPLREYPLEVVRRNIGFVPQETFLFSDTVRENIAFGVESATDEQVRAAAEAASIATDIEAFPDQYQTMVGERGITLSGGQKQRTAIARAIIRDPRILVLDDALASVDTYTEEKILNHLREVMQDRTTIFISHRVSTVRNADRIAVLHEGRIVELGTHEELLARNGYYTELYNKQLLEEELAQV, from the coding sequence ATGTTCAAGAATCTCCAGCCGCTTTTCCCGTACCTGAAAAAGTATCGCCTTACTCTGTTCTGGGGAGCGATGACCGTTCTGTTCAACAACGGCATCTGGGTGCTGTTTCCGCAGGTCCTGCGCCGCGCCATTGACGACCTGAACCACACCGCCACGCGCCAGAAGTTTCTCATCTATTCCTTGCTCCTGCTGGCTATCGCGCTGAGCAAGGGCGTGTTCCAGTTCCTCACTCGCTGGCTGATGATCGGCGTCTCGCGCGAGATTGAATACGACCTTCGCAATGACATGTTTGCCCACCTGGAGCGGCTCCCTTACGCCTACTTCCAGAAGAACCGCACCGGCGACATCATGGCCCGTGCCACCAACGACCTGAACGCCGTGCGCATGCTGCTGGGACCGGCCATCATGTACACCGCCAACACCCTCGTGTTCACCCTGGCCGCGCTGGCTTTCATGTGGAGGACCAGCCCTAAGCTAACGATTTACGCCTTCCTGCCTTTGCCGCTGGCCAGCGTGATCATCCAGTATTTTGGGCGGCGCATCCACGAGCGCTTTGAGCGAATCCAGGCGCAGTTTTCTGAAATCTCCGCGCGCGCCCAGGAAAACTTTTCCGGAGCGCGCCTCATCCGCGCGTACGCCCAGGAAGACGCCGAGATCGCGCTGTTTGAACGCTCCAACCTGGAATATGTGGCGCGCAGCCTGCCGCTGGCGCGGCTGATGGGCATGCTGTGGCCGGCGCTGGAGCTGCTGTTGGGACTGGCCATCGCCCTGGTGCTGTGGCTGGGTCCGCGTGAAGTCCTGCAACAGCACATTACGCTCGGCGGCTTCGTGGCTTTTCTCACTTACATTGTCATGCTCACCTGGCCGGTGATCGCTCTGGGCTGGGTCATCAATATTTTTCAGCGGGGCCTGGCGTCCATGGGACGCATCAATGAAATCCTGGTGGCCCAGCCGGACATCAATGACGCGGCCGTTGCCGACGACTTGAAGCACGGCAAGTCCATCCGCGGCGCGCTGGAATTTCGCCATCTCAATTTCAGTTACAACGGCACGCAGGTGTTGAAGGACATCAACCTTGAAGTTCCCGCGGGCAGCAGCCTGGCGATCGTCGGACCCACGGGCGCAGGCAAGACCACGCTGGTCAGCCTGATCCCGCGAATATTCGACGTGGCCAACGATGCAAAAGGCGGGGAGGCCTATACTCCCGCCGCTTCTGGACAACTTCTGCTCGATGGCCGTCCGCTGCGCGAATACCCGCTGGAAGTGGTCCGCCGCAACATCGGTTTTGTTCCGCAGGAGACGTTTCTCTTCAGTGACACAGTGCGCGAGAACATCGCCTTCGGCGTGGAGAGCGCCACCGACGAGCAGGTCCGCGCCGCCGCCGAAGCCGCCAGCATCGCCACCGACATTGAAGCCTTCCCTGACCAGTACCAGACCATGGTGGGCGAACGCGGCATCACTCTTTCCGGCGGGCAGAAGCAGCGCACGGCCATCGCCCGCGCCATCATTCGCGACCCGCGCATTCTGGTGCTGGACGACGCGCTGGCCAGCGTGGACACCTACACGGAAGAAAAAATCCTGAATCACCTGCGCGAAGTCATGCAGGACCGCACCACCATCTTTATCTCGCACCGCGTCTCCACCGTGCGCAACGCGGACCGCATCGCCGTGCTGCATGAGGGACGCATCGTGGAACTGGGCACGCATGAAGAGCTGCTGGCGCGTAACGGCTACTACACTGAGCTTTACAACAAACAGCTGCTGGAAGAGGAACTGGCGCAGGTTTAA
- a CDS encoding methyltransferase domain-containing protein: MKRVVVAELLDSDAGTPREIAANLADLCTINRRLGGVRAMSRMLAAVAAARGIKELSWLDVGGATGDMASEVQKSLARFGISLRPVVLDRAAGHLGATLPSVCGNALALPFRDASFDVVGSSLFAHHLEPEELLLFAAEGLRVARHAFLLDDLVRNALHFALAVAGRPIYRSRLTRHDAPVSVRRAYTVDEIRGILQPAGAAKIEIKTSFLFRMGVIAWK, from the coding sequence ATGAAACGCGTGGTGGTGGCCGAACTCCTGGACAGCGACGCCGGCACGCCGCGTGAAATCGCCGCCAACCTGGCCGATCTGTGCACCATCAACCGCCGCCTGGGCGGAGTGCGGGCAATGAGTCGAATGCTGGCAGCAGTCGCCGCGGCACGCGGTATCAAAGAGCTAAGCTGGCTGGACGTTGGCGGCGCGACAGGTGATATGGCGAGTGAAGTGCAGAAGTCGCTGGCGAGATTCGGCATTTCACTTCGTCCTGTGGTCCTGGACCGCGCAGCCGGCCACCTTGGCGCAACATTGCCCAGCGTCTGCGGCAACGCTCTGGCCCTTCCCTTCCGCGACGCAAGCTTTGACGTGGTTGGCTCTTCTCTCTTTGCTCATCACCTGGAGCCGGAAGAGTTGCTTTTATTCGCAGCGGAAGGTCTTCGCGTGGCTCGACATGCTTTCCTGCTGGATGACCTGGTCCGCAACGCGCTGCACTTTGCTCTGGCCGTTGCCGGACGGCCCATCTATCGCAGCCGCCTCACCCGGCACGACGCGCCGGTCTCCGTGCGCCGCGCTTACACGGTGGACGAAATCCGCGGCATCCTGCAGCCCGCCGGCGCGGCAAAAATCGAAATCAAGACTTCATTCCTTTTTCGCATGGGAGTGATTGCATGGAAGTAG
- a CDS encoding FAD-dependent oxidoreductase, whose translation MEVAAAPYDLIVAGAGPAGSACAITAARAGARVLLLDKDRFPRHKVCGEFVSAESLRLLESLLQESLFGSRLEIGSSRIFLDGKTVRLPVAPAALSIPRYDLDAALLQAARRAGVQAEEGVAVRDVQMPAVADDLFHVATSETTFTARAVVNASGRWSQLTKYDAGGQAKWLGLKAHYRESSAPTSVDLYFFPGGYCGVTPLGPDSVNACAMVRADAATTLDRVLAAHPELLARSRNWEPLFAAITTSPLYFRTPVTETNGMICAGDAAGFIDPFAGDGISLALHSGTLAAESLVPFLQGKCSLAQARAQYSAAYARRFTPAFRNAAWLRRGLSAPKWIRSLGLSLMGTRPVAKLIVRKTRARMR comes from the coding sequence ATGGAAGTAGCCGCGGCCCCGTACGATCTGATCGTTGCCGGCGCAGGCCCGGCCGGCTCTGCGTGCGCCATCACCGCGGCCCGCGCGGGGGCCCGCGTGTTGCTTCTGGATAAAGACCGCTTTCCTCGCCACAAAGTTTGTGGAGAATTTGTGTCAGCGGAATCGTTGCGACTGCTGGAGTCTTTGCTGCAGGAGAGCCTGTTTGGTTCACGCCTGGAAATCGGATCTTCGCGTATCTTCCTTGACGGCAAAACGGTCCGCCTGCCGGTTGCGCCCGCGGCGCTGAGCATTCCCCGCTATGATTTGGACGCGGCCCTTTTGCAGGCGGCACGGCGGGCCGGCGTGCAGGCGGAAGAAGGCGTGGCGGTGCGCGACGTACAAATGCCGGCTGTCGCCGATGATCTGTTTCACGTGGCCACTTCGGAAACAACTTTCACCGCGCGCGCCGTGGTCAACGCCAGTGGGCGCTGGTCGCAACTGACGAAGTATGATGCGGGCGGCCAGGCGAAATGGCTCGGCCTGAAGGCGCATTATCGCGAATCCTCGGCGCCAACTTCCGTTGATCTCTACTTCTTCCCCGGAGGCTACTGCGGCGTAACGCCTTTGGGTCCGGACTCGGTGAATGCCTGCGCCATGGTCCGCGCGGACGCGGCAACCACGCTGGACCGGGTTCTTGCCGCGCATCCGGAGCTTCTGGCCCGCAGCCGGAATTGGGAGCCGCTGTTCGCCGCGATTACCACCTCGCCGCTGTACTTCCGCACGCCAGTCACCGAAACCAATGGCATGATCTGCGCGGGCGACGCCGCCGGATTCATTGATCCCTTCGCCGGCGACGGCATCTCACTGGCTTTGCACAGCGGCACTCTGGCGGCGGAGTCGCTGGTTCCTTTCCTGCAGGGAAAATGTTCGCTGGCTCAGGCCCGCGCGCAATACAGCGCCGCTTACGCCCGGCGTTTTACGCCGGCGTTTCGCAATGCAGCGTGGCTGCGCCGCGGCCTTTCCGCGCCCAAGTGGATCAGATCGCTCGGCCTAAGTTTGATGGGGACGCGCCCGGTGGCGAAGTTGATTGTGAGGAAGACGAGAGCGCGGATGCGGTGA